A genomic window from Scatophagus argus isolate fScaArg1 chromosome 17, fScaArg1.pri, whole genome shotgun sequence includes:
- the kiaa1522 gene encoding uncharacterized protein KIAA1522 homolog isoform X2, which translates to MSRRRSTGDLVPRDITEILAREARAQRGQKKPGSSLGQAFSWLKGSRKKKSIANGLNRTGNGAVDTKLGVQNHEPAKVGPKGTEDQKRLAVHYTTSQHYQENVFIEGSRPQYLKDLHTEAQEGLKILQQEGQTHQMKERKNGEKFPDDESIASMDTPEQDISSKESGASPEPRSTTGDTDTTVISAVLTRPVLTRQGSTFKPLNPVKRLDKSRKRSRRTTIMGIPNQVHKELALHRNSTFQQLDSTQTPNHNGQLKNSQPGVVIIPTVDGGTPAPNKEGARVHLSELEASRDEQLLKKHLETMYQNEPFNKQDFGSRLCPSTQRPKSLAVPGMTSSSSFSPSTLFNFLQEPQGPVMSISPQATYLSTIIPNAVLPASIEVIEIDRSSRTHGSSVNHGGNVRTVSKSSLASGDLSVSPLLSRKSDGDGSQIDNSHDSALMPTSTSGSNESESHSAKTIISNSSPVSSKGSARSGNSQTVCLNERESHTEQSRGDQDLVSLHSSVSMISSPSCKSEIVVIGQRSESSILESVATEEDAKTKQNFTRSLSVMKTKQPPAPPRRTNSLHNNKIKCNTRVLVESKDLNESVSGEVANAGENTGAKDEIKSVTAVEISTTVPNSTEPSSVGASSSLLSPTQANSNEVRGMIQSSSSSPQKTPLEGSKFDRTMSPSSGYSSQSGTPTLSPKGMSPTSPAKQRKKPVKPERAVSRASSSAASPSSSLTSLSSSTSEPVNADVSTSSSSLAPQGFTPTVAAVELTPKNNSSTLSAEVRELLNIPPPPKVRAPCPPPPEAWVHNRRSFQLLCGPYPNISKVSQKPAHKQDSTVKQAGTQTEASKEMQILVEKESTKDRFVLELSESKAKPETLLATFPEGFHKELENKECPATNSEEMEACADVQKQELSSTPLVKDPKSHETIPKKDPPPVMKKPMTVLNREELVSTEQSVDKQTKELSCSATTTEVDLLEDHTLSSQNGTTVLADEGENEMDKSEVTSMQLLSIEVPKICKGSPPLTPPPAYHPTPPLSRKTPPSSVSTPPDELQRVQEEIYVVDSCWPPPPPPMEGDSVFDGGDDVDFPPPPPPAETDSVPNVMDSCITELSVSKGPAQETTEDSSETWTSVHEQMPDLPHAVTQTVTDTRSEEVAQFAKANTRIEISCRQVQNLSVSDSVPPPPEAPLLPSITRAEKPISVSASVTPSSFLRQDSLKIEEQSPSEPFINFQPPVTAPVAPPLPAENLSHGVNFRRQPSVANRDARNKEVLSKKSAPTPKEDANIPLVTPSLLQMVRLRSVNMTDDQAKPPVEDKSNQGAPDNQGVPDNCPLSIPGPQNTPQKPIRKSLSLKSPPQTGKTSSVTLNTPSMRLQEAIRMKTAAMSSRDGLASRLGVRSSAYSGVSEQGALSLKVPEVYDLHKSPASTASFIFSRSTKKVVVESAAASSPEAQASLKQSLAAELMQVSDHSKAAAFSNGGMKSDKVPPPVAKKPPHGSLSPSQNRPVCSAKMNFGFEGNGAIGGHHTSGITSPETTTTRVTADTIETLF; encoded by the exons TTGGGCCAAAGGGGACTGAAGACCAAAAGCGCTTGGCCGTCCACTACACAACCTCTCAGCACTACCAGGAGAATGTTTTCATTGAGGGCAGCAGGCCACAGTACCTCAAGGACCTGCACACTGAGGCCCAGGAGGGGCTCAAGATCCTACAGCAGGAAGGTCAGACACATCAAATGAAAG AACGCAAGAATGGAGAGAAATTTCCTGATGATGAAAGCATTGCT TCCATGGACACTCCGGAGCAGGACATCAGTTCCAAGGAGAGCGGTGCCTCTCCGGAGCCGAGATCCACCACCGGTGATACTGATACTACAGTAATCTCTGCTGTGTTGACCAGGCCTGTGCTCACCCGCCAAG GTTCTACATTCAAGCCTCTAAATCCAGTAAAAAGATTAGAtaagagcaggaagaggagcaggaggaccaCCATCATGGGTATTCCCAACCAGGTCCATAAAGAGCTTG CACTGCACAGAAACTCAACCTTCCAGCAGCTTGATTCAACCCAGACCCCTAATCACAATGGACAGCTCAAAAACAGCCAACCAGGAGTTGTTATTATTCCAACAGTTGATGGAGGGACTCCAGCACCAAACAAGGAAGGAGCAAGAGTGCACCTTTCAGAGCTGGAG GCATCCAGAGatgagcagctgctgaagaagCACCTTGAGACAATGTACCAAAATGAGCCCTTCAATAAACAAGACTTTGGCTCCCGTCTCTGCCCCTCAACCCAGAGACCCAAGTCCCTTGCTGTGCCTGGCAtgacctcttcctcctccttctctccttcaaCATTGTTTAACTTCCTCCAGGAACCCCAA GGCCCAGTGATGTCCATATCTCCTCAGGCCACCTACTTGTCCACGATCATCCCAAATGCAGTCTTGCCAGCTTCAATTGAAGTCATAGAGATTGACCGTAGCAGCAGAACACATGGCAGCAGTGTAAACCATGGTGGTAATGTTCGTACTGTCAGCAAAAGCAGCCTGGCATCTGGGGActtgtcagtcagtccactgTTATCCAGAAAATCAGATGGTGATGGTTCCCAGATTGACAATTCCCACGACTCAGCGCTAATGCCCACATCAACTTCGGGGTCAAACGAGAGCGAGTCACACTCTGCAAAGACCATTATTTCAAACTCTTCCCCTGTATCCTCTAAGGGTAGTGCACGTAGTGGTAACTCACAGACAGTGTGTTTAAATGAACGGGAAAGCCACACCGAGCAGTCTAGAGGAGACCAAGACCTTGTCAGTCTTCATAGTTCAGTTAGCATGATTAGCAGCCCCAGCTGTAAAAGTGAAATTGTTGTCATAGGTCAAAGATCTGAGTCTAGTATTTTGGAGTCAGTGGCTACTGAGGAGGATGCAAAGACCAAACAGAATTTCACTCGGAGTCTATCAGTCATGAAGACCAAGCAACCCCCAGCACCTCCACGGAGGACGAACTCTCTTCATAATAATAAGATCAAGTGCAACACCAGAGTTCTGGTGGAGAGCAAAGATCTCAATGAGTCTGTGTCTGGAGAAGTGGCAAATGCCGGAGAAAATACTGGGGCAAAGGATGAGATAAAATCAGTTACTGCAGTAGAGATCTCCACCACTGTACCAAACTCAACTGAACCCAGCTCTGTAGGTGCTTCCTCCAGTCTACTGAGCCCCACGCAGGCCAATTCCAATGAAGTAAGAGGAATGATACAATCCAGCAGCTCCTCACCACAGAAAACTCCCTTGGAAGGGAGTAAATTTGATCGGACCATGTCCCCTTCCAGTGGCTACTCCAGTCAGAGTGGCACTCCGACACTTTCCCCAAAAGGGATGTCCCCAACCTCCCCTgccaaacagagaaagaaaccGGTCAAACCAGAGAGAGCAGTATCTCGAGCCTCATCCTCAGCagcttctccttcctcctcccttaCCTCTCTATCGTCCAGTACATCTGAGCCTGTAAATGCAGATGTTTCCACATCTAGTTCCAGTTTGGCTCCACAGGGATTTACACccactgttgctgctgtggaaCTAACTCCAAAAAACAATTCTTCTACTTTGAGTGCTGAAGTCAGAGAACTGTTGAACATCCCACCACCTCCCAAGGTGAGAGCACCAtgtcctcctccaccagagGCATGGGTTCACAACAGGCGTTCCTTTCAGCTCCTGTGTGGGCCTTATCCTAATATTAGCAAAGTGTCCCAAAAACCAGCACACAAACAGGACAGCACAGTTAAACAAGCAGGAACCCAGACTGAAGCCAGCAAGGAGATGCAAATTTTAGTTGAAAAAGAATCAACTAAGGACAGATTTGTCCTAGAATTGTCAGAGAGCAAAGCAAAGCCTGAGACATTGTTAGCAACATTTCCTGAAGGTTTTCACAAGGAGCTGGAGAATAAAGAATGCCCAGCTACCAACAGTGAGGAGATGGAAGCATGTGCAGATGTTCAGAAACAAGAGCTGAGTAGTACTCCTTTAGTGAAGGACCCCAAGAGTCACGAGACAATTCCTAAGAAAGATCCCCCTCCTGTCATGAAGAAACCCATGACAGTACTGAACAGAGAGGAATTAGTGTCAACAGAGCAATCagtggacaaacagacaaaggaaCTGAGTTGTAGTGCCACAACAACAGAAGTTGATTTACTTGAGGACCATACACTGTCTTCACAGAATGGCACTACAGTCTTAGCTGATGAGGGTGAGAATGAGATGGACAAAAGTGAAGTCACATCCATGCAGTTGCTTTCTATAGAGGTCCCCAAAATTTGTAAGGGCTCCCCACCACTTACCCCTCCTCCCGCATACCACCCTACACCTCCTCTATCAAGAAAGACGCCTCCTTCATCAGTATCTACACCACCGGATGAATTACAGAGGGTACAAGAGGAGATCTATGTAGTAGATTCCTGCTggccacctcctccccctcctatGGAAGGGGACTCTGTCTTTGATGGAGGAGATGATGTTGACtttcccccacctcctccacccgctgagacagacagtgtgCCAAATGTGATGGACAGTTGTATCACAGAGCTGAGTGTCTCAAAAGGACCCGCACAAGAGACAACTGAGGACTCAAGTGAAACTTGGACATCTGTACATGAACAAATGCCAGATTTGCCCCATGCTGTTACACAAACAGTAACCGACACCAGATCAGAGGAGGTTGCACAGTTCGCAAAAGCTAACACCAGAATTGAGATTTCTTGCAGACAAGTGCAAAACCTATCAGTTTCTGACAGTGTCCCACCACCACCGGAGGCACCTCTATTGCCATCAATTACAAGAGCAGAGAAGCCAATATCAGTCTCTGCTTCAGTAACTCCCAGCAGCTTCCTGAGGCAAGACTCTCTGAAAATTGAAGAGCAGTCTCCTTCTGAGCCTTTTATCAATTTCCAACCTCCAGTTACTGCCCCAGTAGCACCCCCCTTACCAGCAGAGAATTTATCCCATGGAGTTAACTTCCGAAGGCAGCCCAGTGTAGCAAATCGAGATGCCAGGAACAAAGAGGTCCTTTCCAAAAAAAGTGCACCCACTCCCAAAGAAGACGCTAATATACCTCTAGTCACTCCCTCTCTGCTTCAAATGGTTCGTCTCAGGTCAGTTAACATGACTGATGATCAGGCGAAACCTCCAGTGGAGGACAAGTCAAACCAGGGAGCTCCAGATAACCAGGGAGTTCCAGATAACTGCCCACTTTCAATCCCAGGACCTCAGAACACTCCACAGAAGCCCATCCGCAAGTCTCTGTCACTAAAATCTCCtccacagacaggaaaaacatCCTCTGTGACATTAAACACCCCTTCCATGCGCTTACAGGAAGCCATACGTATGAAAACTGCAGCCATGTCTTCAAGAGATGGTCTTGCATCCCGACTGGGTGTGAGATCATCTGCTTACAGTGGAGTTAGTGAACAGGGGGCTCTGTCCCTGAAAGTACCTGAAGTATATGACCTGCACAAATCGCCAGCCTCTACTGCCAGCTTTATCTTCTCCAGGAGCACAAAAAAAGTTGTCGTAGAGTCTGCAGCTGCCTCCTCCCCTGAAGCTCAGGCAAGTTTGAAGCAGAGCTTAGCAGCCGAGCTTATGCAGGTGTCTGACCATTCAAAGGCCGCAGCTTTCTCTAATGGTGGGATGAAGTCTGACAAAGTTCCTCCACCAGTAGCTAAGAAACCCCCCCATGGGAGCCTAAGTCCTTCACAGAATCGTCCTGTTTGTTCAGCAAAGATGAACTTTGGTTTTGAAGGAAATGGAGCAATAGGAGGACACCATACAAGTGGAATAACATCTCCTGAGACAACAA CTACAAGAGTGACAGCGGACACAATTGAAACACTGTTTTGA
- the kiaa1522 gene encoding uncharacterized protein KIAA1522 homolog isoform X4: protein MSRRRSTGDLVPRDITEILAREARAQRGQKKPGSSLGQAFSWLKGSRKKKSIANGLNRTGNGAVDTKLGVQNHEPAKVGPKGTEDQKRLAVHYTTSQHYQENVFIEGSRPQYLKDLHTEAQEGLKILQQEERKNGEKFPDDESIASMDTPEQDISSKESGASPEPRSTTGDTDTTVISAVLTRPVLTRQGSTFKPLNPVKRLDKSRKRSRRTTIMGIPNQVHKELALHRNSTFQQLDSTQTPNHNGQLKNSQPGVVIIPTVDGGTPAPNKEGARVHLSELEASRDEQLLKKHLETMYQNEPFNKQDFGSRLCPSTQRPKSLAVPGMTSSSSFSPSTLFNFLQEPQGPVMSISPQATYLSTIIPNAVLPASIEVIEIDRSSRTHGSSVNHGGNVRTVSKSSLASGDLSVSPLLSRKSDGDGSQIDNSHDSALMPTSTSGSNESESHSAKTIISNSSPVSSKGSARSGNSQTVCLNERESHTEQSRGDQDLVSLHSSVSMISSPSCKSEIVVIGQRSESSILESVATEEDAKTKQNFTRSLSVMKTKQPPAPPRRTNSLHNNKIKCNTRVLVESKDLNESVSGEVANAGENTGAKDEIKSVTAVEISTTVPNSTEPSSVGASSSLLSPTQANSNEVRGMIQSSSSSPQKTPLEGSKFDRTMSPSSGYSSQSGTPTLSPKGMSPTSPAKQRKKPVKPERAVSRASSSAASPSSSLTSLSSSTSEPVNADVSTSSSSLAPQGFTPTVAAVELTPKNNSSTLSAEVRELLNIPPPPKVRAPCPPPPEAWVHNRRSFQLLCGPYPNISKVSQKPAHKQDSTVKQAGTQTEASKEMQILVEKESTKDRFVLELSESKAKPETLLATFPEGFHKELENKECPATNSEEMEACADVQKQELSSTPLVKDPKSHETIPKKDPPPVMKKPMTVLNREELVSTEQSVDKQTKELSCSATTTEVDLLEDHTLSSQNGTTVLADEGENEMDKSEVTSMQLLSIEVPKICKGSPPLTPPPAYHPTPPLSRKTPPSSVSTPPDELQRVQEEIYVVDSCWPPPPPPMEGDSVFDGGDDVDFPPPPPPAETDSVPNVMDSCITELSVSKGPAQETTEDSSETWTSVHEQMPDLPHAVTQTVTDTRSEEVAQFAKANTRIEISCRQVQNLSVSDSVPPPPEAPLLPSITRAEKPISVSASVTPSSFLRQDSLKIEEQSPSEPFINFQPPVTAPVAPPLPAENLSHGVNFRRQPSVANRDARNKEVLSKKSAPTPKEDANIPLVTPSLLQMVRLRSVNMTDDQAKPPVEDKSNQGAPDNQGVPDNCPLSIPGPQNTPQKPIRKSLSLKSPPQTGKTSSVTLNTPSMRLQEAIRMKTAAMSSRDGLASRLGVRSSAYSGVSEQGALSLKVPEVYDLHKSPASTASFIFSRSTKKVVVESAAASSPEAQASLKQSLAAELMQVSDHSKAAAFSNGGMKSDKVPPPVAKKPPHGSLSPSQNRPVCSAKMNFGFEGNGAIGGHHTSGITSPETTTTRVTADTIETLF, encoded by the exons TTGGGCCAAAGGGGACTGAAGACCAAAAGCGCTTGGCCGTCCACTACACAACCTCTCAGCACTACCAGGAGAATGTTTTCATTGAGGGCAGCAGGCCACAGTACCTCAAGGACCTGCACACTGAGGCCCAGGAGGGGCTCAAGATCCTACAGCAGGAAG AACGCAAGAATGGAGAGAAATTTCCTGATGATGAAAGCATTGCT TCCATGGACACTCCGGAGCAGGACATCAGTTCCAAGGAGAGCGGTGCCTCTCCGGAGCCGAGATCCACCACCGGTGATACTGATACTACAGTAATCTCTGCTGTGTTGACCAGGCCTGTGCTCACCCGCCAAG GTTCTACATTCAAGCCTCTAAATCCAGTAAAAAGATTAGAtaagagcaggaagaggagcaggaggaccaCCATCATGGGTATTCCCAACCAGGTCCATAAAGAGCTTG CACTGCACAGAAACTCAACCTTCCAGCAGCTTGATTCAACCCAGACCCCTAATCACAATGGACAGCTCAAAAACAGCCAACCAGGAGTTGTTATTATTCCAACAGTTGATGGAGGGACTCCAGCACCAAACAAGGAAGGAGCAAGAGTGCACCTTTCAGAGCTGGAG GCATCCAGAGatgagcagctgctgaagaagCACCTTGAGACAATGTACCAAAATGAGCCCTTCAATAAACAAGACTTTGGCTCCCGTCTCTGCCCCTCAACCCAGAGACCCAAGTCCCTTGCTGTGCCTGGCAtgacctcttcctcctccttctctccttcaaCATTGTTTAACTTCCTCCAGGAACCCCAA GGCCCAGTGATGTCCATATCTCCTCAGGCCACCTACTTGTCCACGATCATCCCAAATGCAGTCTTGCCAGCTTCAATTGAAGTCATAGAGATTGACCGTAGCAGCAGAACACATGGCAGCAGTGTAAACCATGGTGGTAATGTTCGTACTGTCAGCAAAAGCAGCCTGGCATCTGGGGActtgtcagtcagtccactgTTATCCAGAAAATCAGATGGTGATGGTTCCCAGATTGACAATTCCCACGACTCAGCGCTAATGCCCACATCAACTTCGGGGTCAAACGAGAGCGAGTCACACTCTGCAAAGACCATTATTTCAAACTCTTCCCCTGTATCCTCTAAGGGTAGTGCACGTAGTGGTAACTCACAGACAGTGTGTTTAAATGAACGGGAAAGCCACACCGAGCAGTCTAGAGGAGACCAAGACCTTGTCAGTCTTCATAGTTCAGTTAGCATGATTAGCAGCCCCAGCTGTAAAAGTGAAATTGTTGTCATAGGTCAAAGATCTGAGTCTAGTATTTTGGAGTCAGTGGCTACTGAGGAGGATGCAAAGACCAAACAGAATTTCACTCGGAGTCTATCAGTCATGAAGACCAAGCAACCCCCAGCACCTCCACGGAGGACGAACTCTCTTCATAATAATAAGATCAAGTGCAACACCAGAGTTCTGGTGGAGAGCAAAGATCTCAATGAGTCTGTGTCTGGAGAAGTGGCAAATGCCGGAGAAAATACTGGGGCAAAGGATGAGATAAAATCAGTTACTGCAGTAGAGATCTCCACCACTGTACCAAACTCAACTGAACCCAGCTCTGTAGGTGCTTCCTCCAGTCTACTGAGCCCCACGCAGGCCAATTCCAATGAAGTAAGAGGAATGATACAATCCAGCAGCTCCTCACCACAGAAAACTCCCTTGGAAGGGAGTAAATTTGATCGGACCATGTCCCCTTCCAGTGGCTACTCCAGTCAGAGTGGCACTCCGACACTTTCCCCAAAAGGGATGTCCCCAACCTCCCCTgccaaacagagaaagaaaccGGTCAAACCAGAGAGAGCAGTATCTCGAGCCTCATCCTCAGCagcttctccttcctcctcccttaCCTCTCTATCGTCCAGTACATCTGAGCCTGTAAATGCAGATGTTTCCACATCTAGTTCCAGTTTGGCTCCACAGGGATTTACACccactgttgctgctgtggaaCTAACTCCAAAAAACAATTCTTCTACTTTGAGTGCTGAAGTCAGAGAACTGTTGAACATCCCACCACCTCCCAAGGTGAGAGCACCAtgtcctcctccaccagagGCATGGGTTCACAACAGGCGTTCCTTTCAGCTCCTGTGTGGGCCTTATCCTAATATTAGCAAAGTGTCCCAAAAACCAGCACACAAACAGGACAGCACAGTTAAACAAGCAGGAACCCAGACTGAAGCCAGCAAGGAGATGCAAATTTTAGTTGAAAAAGAATCAACTAAGGACAGATTTGTCCTAGAATTGTCAGAGAGCAAAGCAAAGCCTGAGACATTGTTAGCAACATTTCCTGAAGGTTTTCACAAGGAGCTGGAGAATAAAGAATGCCCAGCTACCAACAGTGAGGAGATGGAAGCATGTGCAGATGTTCAGAAACAAGAGCTGAGTAGTACTCCTTTAGTGAAGGACCCCAAGAGTCACGAGACAATTCCTAAGAAAGATCCCCCTCCTGTCATGAAGAAACCCATGACAGTACTGAACAGAGAGGAATTAGTGTCAACAGAGCAATCagtggacaaacagacaaaggaaCTGAGTTGTAGTGCCACAACAACAGAAGTTGATTTACTTGAGGACCATACACTGTCTTCACAGAATGGCACTACAGTCTTAGCTGATGAGGGTGAGAATGAGATGGACAAAAGTGAAGTCACATCCATGCAGTTGCTTTCTATAGAGGTCCCCAAAATTTGTAAGGGCTCCCCACCACTTACCCCTCCTCCCGCATACCACCCTACACCTCCTCTATCAAGAAAGACGCCTCCTTCATCAGTATCTACACCACCGGATGAATTACAGAGGGTACAAGAGGAGATCTATGTAGTAGATTCCTGCTggccacctcctccccctcctatGGAAGGGGACTCTGTCTTTGATGGAGGAGATGATGTTGACtttcccccacctcctccacccgctgagacagacagtgtgCCAAATGTGATGGACAGTTGTATCACAGAGCTGAGTGTCTCAAAAGGACCCGCACAAGAGACAACTGAGGACTCAAGTGAAACTTGGACATCTGTACATGAACAAATGCCAGATTTGCCCCATGCTGTTACACAAACAGTAACCGACACCAGATCAGAGGAGGTTGCACAGTTCGCAAAAGCTAACACCAGAATTGAGATTTCTTGCAGACAAGTGCAAAACCTATCAGTTTCTGACAGTGTCCCACCACCACCGGAGGCACCTCTATTGCCATCAATTACAAGAGCAGAGAAGCCAATATCAGTCTCTGCTTCAGTAACTCCCAGCAGCTTCCTGAGGCAAGACTCTCTGAAAATTGAAGAGCAGTCTCCTTCTGAGCCTTTTATCAATTTCCAACCTCCAGTTACTGCCCCAGTAGCACCCCCCTTACCAGCAGAGAATTTATCCCATGGAGTTAACTTCCGAAGGCAGCCCAGTGTAGCAAATCGAGATGCCAGGAACAAAGAGGTCCTTTCCAAAAAAAGTGCACCCACTCCCAAAGAAGACGCTAATATACCTCTAGTCACTCCCTCTCTGCTTCAAATGGTTCGTCTCAGGTCAGTTAACATGACTGATGATCAGGCGAAACCTCCAGTGGAGGACAAGTCAAACCAGGGAGCTCCAGATAACCAGGGAGTTCCAGATAACTGCCCACTTTCAATCCCAGGACCTCAGAACACTCCACAGAAGCCCATCCGCAAGTCTCTGTCACTAAAATCTCCtccacagacaggaaaaacatCCTCTGTGACATTAAACACCCCTTCCATGCGCTTACAGGAAGCCATACGTATGAAAACTGCAGCCATGTCTTCAAGAGATGGTCTTGCATCCCGACTGGGTGTGAGATCATCTGCTTACAGTGGAGTTAGTGAACAGGGGGCTCTGTCCCTGAAAGTACCTGAAGTATATGACCTGCACAAATCGCCAGCCTCTACTGCCAGCTTTATCTTCTCCAGGAGCACAAAAAAAGTTGTCGTAGAGTCTGCAGCTGCCTCCTCCCCTGAAGCTCAGGCAAGTTTGAAGCAGAGCTTAGCAGCCGAGCTTATGCAGGTGTCTGACCATTCAAAGGCCGCAGCTTTCTCTAATGGTGGGATGAAGTCTGACAAAGTTCCTCCACCAGTAGCTAAGAAACCCCCCCATGGGAGCCTAAGTCCTTCACAGAATCGTCCTGTTTGTTCAGCAAAGATGAACTTTGGTTTTGAAGGAAATGGAGCAATAGGAGGACACCATACAAGTGGAATAACATCTCCTGAGACAACAA CTACAAGAGTGACAGCGGACACAATTGAAACACTGTTTTGA